One window of Paroedura picta isolate Pp20150507F chromosome 2, Ppicta_v3.0, whole genome shotgun sequence genomic DNA carries:
- the LOC143830259 gene encoding retinol dehydrogenase 12-like, translating into MLTSLESLLALSVIVSLSAFMAAPYIRKYIAGGVCKSTVKLNGKVVVITGANTGIGKETAKDLARRGARIILACRDMAKGEAAACEIQASTGNQQVIVKKLDLADTKSIREFGENFLKEEKELHILINNAGVMLCPYSKTVDGFEMQLGVNHLGHFLLTFLLLERLKKSAPARIVNVSSLAHHCGKIRFHDLQSEKSYNRAMAYCQSKLANILFTRELAKRLQGTSVTVNALHPGSVRTELVRHIPVINILWQKIIFFLKTPKEGAQTSVHCAVAEELESVSGKYFSDCQPAYVSPQGRNDETAKQLWRVSCELLGIKWD; encoded by the exons ATGCTAACTTCTCTGGAGTCCCTGCTGGCGCTGTCCGTGATCGTCTCTCTCTCGGCATTCATGGCTGCTCCTTACATCAG GAAGTACATTGCAGGAGGAGTGTGCAAATCTACAGTGAAGCTGAATGGAAAAGTGGTTGTGATCACTGGGGCCAATACTGGCATAGGGAAGGAAACTGCCAAAGATCTTGCAAGAAGAG GTGCTCGAATCATCCTTGCTTGCAGAGACATGGcaaaaggagaagcagcagcctgTGAAATCCAAGCATCAACTGGGAACCAGCAAGTTATTGTGAAGAAGTTAGACTTGGCAGACACCAAGTCTATTAGGGAATTTGGTGAGAATTTCCTAAAAG AAGAGAAAGAGCTCCACATCCTTATTAACAATGCAGGGGTCATGTTGTGCCCCTACTCCAAGACAGTCGATGGCTTTGAGATGCAGCTAGGAGTCAATCACTTGG GGCACTTCCTTTTAACGTTCCTTTTGCTAGAGCGCCTGAAGAAATCTGCTCCCGCTCGCATCGTGAATGTGTCATCCCTGGCTCATCATTGTGGAAAAATCCGTTTCCATGACCTCCAGAGTGAGAAGAGCTACAATCGGGCCATGGCCTACTGCCAAAGCAAACTGGCCAATATTCTGTTTACCCGGGAATTGGCCAAACGCCTGCAAG GCACGAGTGTCACTGTTAATGCTTTGCATCCGGGCTCTGTAAGGACTGAATTGGTCCGCCATATACCTGTAATCAATATTCTCTGGCAGAAGATTATTTTCTTCTTGAAGACACCAAAAGAAGGAGCACAGACCAGTGTGCACTGTGCAGTGGCAGAGGAGCTGGAGTCAGTGAGTGGGAAGTATTTCAG TGACTGCCAGCCAGCGTATGTGTCACCTCAAGGCCGCAATGATGAAACAGCTAAGCAACTCTGGCGAGTCAGCTGTGAACTCCTAGGCATCAAGTGGGACTGA